The following coding sequences are from one Solea solea chromosome 4, fSolSol10.1, whole genome shotgun sequence window:
- the dpagt1 gene encoding UDP-N-acetylglucosamine--dolichyl-phosphate N-acetylglucosaminephosphotransferase: protein MSPAPVLPLVINCLMSMLGCMATMKLIPAFRQHFLSARLFGMDLNKTTKTQVPESQGVISGTVFLIILFCFIPVPFLSCFMGDKCMGFPHDEFVQLIGALLAICCMIFLGFADDVLNLRWRHKLLLPTMASLPLLMVYFTNFGNTVIVVPKPFRVLLGLHLDLGILYYVYMGMLAVFCTNAINILAGINGIESGQALFISASIIVFNLLELNGDFGDDHVFSLYFMMPFFFTTLALFYHNWYPSSVFVGDTFCYFAGMTFAVVGILGHFSKTMLLFFIPQVVNFVYSMPQLFHIIPCPRHRLPRLNPETGKLGMSYSKFKRKDLSRLGDLILKVAELLKLLDVRRGQEGDDEFIECNNMTLINLVLKLLGPIHERNLTVIMLIIQVIGSAVAFGIRYHLVRLFYDV from the exons ATGTCACCAGCACCAGTGCTCCCGCTGGTCATCAACTGTCTGATGTCAATGTTGGGCTGCATGGCCACAATGAAACTTATCCCTGCTTTTAGACAGCATTTCCTCTCTGCCAGACTGTTCGGAATGGACCTGAataagacaacaaaaacacaagt TCCAGAGTCTCAAGGAGTGATCAGTGGTACAgtcttcctcatcatcctcttctgcTTCATCCCAGTGCCTTTCCTGAGTTGCTTTATGGGAGATAAGTGCATGGGCTTCCCACATGATGAG TTTGTACAGTTGATTGGAGCACTTCTGGCCATCTGCTGCATGATCTTCCTTGGCTTTGCTGATGATGTGCTGAACCTGCGCTGGAGACACAAGCTCCTGCTTCCCACAATGGCTTCCCTGCCTTTACTTATGGTCTATTTTACCAACTTTGGTAACACAGTCATTGTGGTGCCAAAGCCCTTCAGAGTCCTGCTTGGGCTGCACTTGGATCTTG GTATTCTCTATTACGTCTATATGGGAATGCTTGCAGTATTCTGCACGAATGCCATCAATATCCTGGCAGGCATCAATGGCATCGAGTCAGGTCAAGCTCTGTTTATCTCTGCCTCCATCATCGTCTTCAACCTGTTGGAGCTTAATG gaGATTTCGGTGATGACCATGTCTTTTCCCTCTACTTCATGATGCCATTCTTCTTTACCACATTAGCACTTTTTTACCACAACTG GTACCCCTCATCTGTTTTTGTGGGAGACACTTTCTGCTACTTTGCTGGGATGACTTTTGCTGTAGTCGGCATATTGGGACACTTCAGCAAAacaatgctgctgtttttcattCCTCAAGTGGTTAACTTTGTCTACTCCATGCCTCAGCTTTTTCACATCATCCCCTGTCCCAGACACCGACTCCCCAG ACTAAATCCAGAAACAGGCAAACTGGGGATGAGCTACTCTAAATTCAAAAGGAAGGACCTTTCTAGGTTAGGAGACCTCATTCTGAAG GTGGCAGAGTTATTGAAGCTGCTGGATGTGCGAAGAGGTCAGGAGGGAGATGATGAATTTATTGAGTGCAACAACATGACCTTAATAAATCTAGTTTTGAAATTACTTGGTCCCATCCATGAGCGAAATCTCACAGTCATCATGCTCATCATACAG GTTATCGGCAGTGCAGTGGCTTTTGGCATCCGTTATCACCTGGTGCGTCTCTTCTACGACGTGTAG
- the LOC131458423 gene encoding histone H2AX codes for MSGRGKSGAKARAKAKTRSSRAGLQFPVGRVHRLLRKGNYAERVGAGAPVYLAAVLEYLTAEILELAGNAARDNKKTRIIPRHLQLAVRNDEELNKLLGGVTIAQGGVLPNIQAVLLPKKTSQATQNTGKAGKKASSQSQEY; via the coding sequence ATGTCTGGAAGAGGAAAATCCGGAGCGAAGGCCCGCGCTAAGGCTAAGACTCGCAGCTCCCGCGCTGGATTACAGTTCCCCGTCGGCCGTGTCCACCGCCTCCTCCGCAAGGGTAACTATGCTGAGAGAGTGGGCGCCGGAGCTCCGGTGTATCTGGCTGCTGTACTGGAGTACCTCACCGCTGAAATCCTGGAGCTGGCAGGTAATGCCGCCAGAGACAACAAGAAGACCCGCATCATTCCTCGTCATCTGCAGCTGGCTGTCCGCAACGACGAGGAGCTGAACAAACTCCTCGGCGGCGTCACCATTGCTCAGGGCGGAGTCCTGCCTAACATCCAGGCCGTTCTGCTGCCCAAGAAAACAAGCCAGGCCACGCAAAACACCGGCAAGGCGGGAAAGAAGGCCTCCTCTCAGTCTCAGGAGTATTAA